A single Brachybacterium sillae DNA region contains:
- the ctaC gene encoding aa3-type cytochrome oxidase subunit II — MSALAVGVLVLAGCTAEQKRGFLPGYEGEQVTNHTERITNLWNGSWITLMLVGLLVWGLAIWCAIAYRRRKGDTGYPVQLRYHVPLEMIFTLLPVIMIMSLFYFTQRDVNVIEAHSGEPDLTVNVVAKQWSWDFNYVEPNVHEPAGIQSFNTGVPGAAEQLPTLYLPVNQTVEFRLDSRDVIHSFWVVDFLYKKDMFPGHTNSFEVTPTREGTYRGKCAELCGEYHSDMLFNVEVVSQEEFDQHMQELEQQGNTGQLGVDLNRNQEDWQMRELDDQVKGRTDSAEGQQ, encoded by the coding sequence ATGAGCGCCCTCGCCGTGGGTGTGCTCGTCCTGGCCGGGTGCACCGCCGAGCAGAAGCGCGGCTTCCTCCCCGGATACGAGGGTGAGCAGGTCACGAACCACACCGAGCGGATCACGAACCTGTGGAACGGCTCGTGGATCACCCTGATGCTGGTCGGTCTGCTGGTGTGGGGTCTTGCGATCTGGTGCGCCATCGCGTACCGCCGCCGCAAGGGGGACACCGGCTACCCGGTGCAGCTGCGCTACCACGTGCCGCTCGAAATGATCTTCACCCTCCTGCCGGTGATCATGATCATGAGCCTCTTCTACTTCACGCAGCGCGACGTGAACGTCATCGAGGCCCACTCGGGGGAGCCGGACCTGACGGTGAACGTCGTCGCCAAGCAGTGGAGCTGGGACTTCAACTACGTCGAGCCGAACGTCCACGAGCCGGCCGGCATCCAGTCGTTCAACACCGGTGTGCCCGGGGCGGCCGAGCAGCTGCCCACGCTGTACCTGCCGGTGAACCAGACCGTCGAGTTCCGCCTCGACTCTCGCGACGTCATCCACTCCTTCTGGGTCGTGGACTTCCTGTACAAGAAGGACATGTTCCCGGGCCACACCAACTCCTTCGAGGTGACGCCCACCCGTGAGGGCACCTACCGGGGCAAGTGCGCCGAGCTGTGCGGCGAGTACCACTCCGACATGCTCTTCAACGTCGAGGTCGTCTCCCAGGAGGAGTTCGATCAGCACATGCAGGAGCTCGAGCAGCAGGGCAACACCGGCCAGCTCGGCGTCGATCTGAACCGCAACCAGGAGGACTGGCAGATGCGCGAGCTCGATGACCAGGTCAAGGGCCGCACCGATTCCGCGGAGGGACAGCAGTGA